One stretch of Wolbachia endosymbiont of Armadillidium arcangelii DNA includes these proteins:
- a CDS encoding ComEC/Rec2 family competence protein — protein MYLLTFFNIIVNYIRNNLRNEKYNLILWVPVFQCVGALTYFSLNCEPSCISIFLLLSPILILIAILHKKYAILCIALIAVLVGFTASKLRTASIDTKILDKEKYVKDIVATVKDINDRGSYKQFLLSVSTISKSSPVIPAPPFVIPVLDTGIQKKKIWSRAGMTPDRALDNIRISVITKVEEGIKIGDQVKLSAKLFPLKIAPSEYAYDFARIAYYQKISATGFATSKIVLHKKAEARKFQEYIESFRQYIYENLQQNTKKPHADIISALLIGKKDGIDQKTMNAIRDSGIAHLFAISGLHLSFVAGLFFIVFRNLFAISETLTLKYNTKKISAFLTILPTTFYLLITGMQISAQRAYIMVILVLVAIMIERKYRGLIAIAFAASVILIIEPEAILKPGFQMSFSAVLALVASYQINANKFLKIKIIKYFVSIMISSVIASLATVPYTIYNFNYFSISGIITNLIAIPIVTLIIIPLGIIYVLLIPLGIEWIITPLIERPIESVLYITNAIANLQYLIIPIRTFPASSIIIITLGLLWLCLWERNWRFLGIFFIVLGICFSTAYKTPDILINADNVAVKESDNLLYSLTRKNRNFVVKTWAKQNGQNQILNHTKYSNPDKRLKCNDYGCIYNKGNSKSVLLAYKKEDILENCGKVDLIIQLSEFNYSVCNTKTIKYADLGTYGTHSAWLTNRYVKINTVRSNRPWHMLKN, from the coding sequence ATGTATCTATTAACCTTTTTTAACATAATAGTAAATTATATACGTAACAATCTACGCAATGAAAAATATAACCTGATACTGTGGGTTCCTGTTTTTCAGTGTGTAGGGGCCTTAACCTATTTTTCCCTAAATTGTGAACCAAGCTGTATATCTATTTTTCTTTTGCTTTCACCTATACTAATTTTGATTGCCATATTACATAAAAAGTACGCGATATTATGTATCGCTTTAATTGCAGTGCTTGTAGGATTTACAGCCAGCAAATTAAGAACGGCTTCAATAGACACTAAAATCCTCGACAAAGAAAAGTACGTAAAAGATATTGTTGCTACAGTGAAGGATATTAACGATAGGGGCTCATATAAACAATTTTTGCTTTCTGTCTCTACTATCTCAAAATCCTCTCCTGTCATCCCAGCACCCCCTTTTGTCATCCCAGTACTTGATACTGGGATCCAGAAAAAAAAGATATGGTCACGCGCTGGAATGACACCGGATAGAGCTCTAGATAACATCAGAATATCAGTTATAACTAAAGTGGAAGAAGGCATTAAAATAGGCGATCAAGTAAAATTATCAGCAAAACTCTTCCCTCTAAAGATTGCGCCTTCGGAGTATGCATATGATTTTGCACGAATAGCATATTACCAGAAAATAAGTGCAACAGGTTTTGCAACAAGCAAAATAGTCCTGCACAAGAAGGCTGAAGCAAGGAAATTTCAGGAGTATATAGAATCTTTCCGTCAGTATATCTATGAAAACCTGCAGCAAAATACCAAAAAACCACATGCGGACATAATTTCTGCATTATTAATTGGCAAAAAAGACGGGATAGATCAAAAAACTATGAATGCAATACGAGACTCAGGTATAGCACATTTATTCGCTATATCTGGTCTACATTTATCGTTCGTTGCTGGTCTATTTTTTATAGTATTTCGTAATTTATTCGCAATATCTGAAACTTTGACTCTTAAGTATAACACCAAGAAAATATCTGCATTCCTTACTATTTTACCAACCACGTTTTATTTATTGATCACTGGTATGCAAATTTCCGCTCAGCGTGCCTACATTATGGTGATTTTAGTACTCGTTGCAATAATGATAGAGAGAAAATATCGAGGATTAATAGCAATTGCGTTTGCTGCTTCGGTGATACTTATAATAGAACCAGAAGCAATCTTAAAACCAGGCTTTCAGATGTCATTTTCTGCTGTCTTGGCGTTGGTTGCCAGTTATCAGATTAATGCCAATAAATTTTTAAAAATAAAAATAATAAAATATTTTGTGTCGATAATGATCAGCTCAGTAATAGCAAGCTTAGCAACGGTTCCATATACAATATATAATTTTAATTATTTTTCAATCAGCGGCATTATTACAAATCTGATTGCCATACCAATAGTTACACTCATTATTATTCCACTTGGAATAATCTATGTTTTGTTGATTCCCTTAGGCATTGAGTGGATTATAACGCCGCTAATAGAACGACCAATTGAAAGCGTTTTGTACATAACAAATGCAATAGCTAATCTTCAGTATCTAATTATTCCCATTCGCACTTTTCCTGCCTCATCAATTATTATCATAACACTTGGTTTATTGTGGCTGTGCTTGTGGGAAAGAAATTGGCGTTTCTTGGGAATTTTCTTTATTGTGCTGGGTATTTGCTTTAGCACCGCATATAAAACCCCCGACATCCTAATAAATGCTGATAATGTTGCTGTAAAAGAAAGTGATAACTTACTATATTCTCTCACCAGGAAAAATAGGAACTTTGTTGTCAAAACATGGGCGAAGCAAAATGGGCAGAACCAAATTTTGAATCATACAAAATATAGCAATCCAGATAAAAGACTAAAGTGCAACGATTATGGCTGTATATATAATAAAGGAAATAGTAAGTCAGTGTTGCTAGCTTACAAAAAAGAAGATATTCTAGAAAATTGTGGTAAAGTTGATTTAATAATCCAACTAAGTGAATTCAACTATTCAGTTTGTAATACTAAAACTATCAAATATGCCGATTTAGGAACGTATGGCACACATTCTGCTTGGTTAACAAATCGTTACGTAAAGATTAATACAGTGCGCTCCAATAGGCCTTGGCATATGTTGAAAAATTAA
- the pdxH gene encoding pyridoxamine 5'-phosphate oxidase, whose product MTFLPKKDPFDLFSKWYEEVLNSSYREPPAMTLATCSKDCIPSARVVLLKEYSKEDFVFFTNVNSKKGKELTENPKAALVFHWTEFSRQVRIEGEVKLLSGKKADEYFSSRARDSQISAWCSKQSSVLKNWQDFEQAIKLKEKEFYNTQVPRPDFWMGFCVIPKVIEFWQEGEHRRHTRFRYTLVEESNWKIEQLYP is encoded by the coding sequence ATGACATTCTTACCTAAAAAAGATCCTTTTGATTTGTTTTCAAAGTGGTATGAAGAAGTACTCAATTCGTCATATAGAGAACCACCTGCAATGACACTAGCAACTTGTAGCAAAGACTGTATTCCATCTGCAAGAGTAGTATTACTAAAGGAATACAGCAAAGAAGATTTTGTGTTTTTCACTAACGTAAACAGTAAAAAAGGGAAAGAATTGACTGAGAACCCCAAAGCTGCGTTAGTGTTTCACTGGACAGAATTTTCTAGACAAGTACGAATTGAAGGAGAGGTTAAGCTTCTAAGCGGTAAAAAGGCTGACGAATATTTCTCTTCTCGAGCACGCGATAGTCAAATTAGCGCATGGTGCTCAAAACAATCGAGCGTTCTAAAAAATTGGCAAGATTTTGAGCAAGCCATCAAATTGAAGGAGAAGGAATTTTACAACACACAAGTTCCCCGTCCTGACTTTTGGATGGGATTTTGTGTAATACCAAAAGTAATTGAATTTTGGCAAGAGGGTGAACACAGGAGACATACCAGGTTTAGATATACTCTTGTTGAAGAAAGCAATTGGAAAATAGAACAACTATATCCTTAA